Proteins encoded within one genomic window of Thermococcus sp. 21S7:
- a CDS encoding elongation factor EF-2: protein MGRREEMVAKIKELMTQPERIRNMGIAAHIDHGKTTLSDNLLAGAGMISEELAGKQLVLDFDEQEQARGITINAANVSMVHNYEGQDYLINLIDTPGHVDFGGDVTRAMRAIDGAIIVVDAVEGVMPQTETVLRQALREYVKPVLFINKVDRLIKELKLGPNEILNRFAKIITDVNRLIKKYAPDEFKGQWMVKVEDGSVAFGSAYYNWALSVPYMKKTGVSFKDIVELTNAGDLKTLRKKAPLHVVVLDMVVKHLPNPLEAQKYRIPHLWRGEVESEVGQAMVKCDPKGKMVMVVTKIILDKHAGEVSTGRVWSGTVKTGQEVYLINAKRKARIQQVGIYMGPERVNMEAVPAGNIVAVTGLRDAMAGETVAQEQIEPFEALHYTSEPVVTVAIEAKNVKDLPKLIEALRQLAKEDPTLHVKIDEETGQHLLSGMGELHLEVKLVKLKEDWKLDVDVSPPIVVYRESVSKMSPIVEGKSPNKHNRFYITVEPLPDEIYQAIREGLIPEGRPKNPKEVAKKLAELGMDYEVAKGIVDIYQGNLFLDNTKGIQYLNEVMDLLVDGFHQAMDEGPLAREPVMKVMVRLHDAKIHEDNVHRGPAQIYPAIRGAIQCAMMKAQPILYEPYQKVIINVPYEYMGAVSREINQRRGQLIDMRQEGEVMIIIAEAPVAEMFGFAGAIRGATSGRALWSTEHAGFKRVPGELAVNIIRQIRQRKGLDPNPPKEQDVCPQQ, encoded by the coding sequence ATGGGAAGAAGGGAAGAGATGGTTGCGAAGATTAAAGAGCTCATGACCCAGCCCGAGAGGATTAGGAACATGGGTATCGCCGCTCACATTGACCACGGTAAGACGACGCTGAGCGACAACCTGCTCGCCGGTGCGGGAATGATAAGCGAGGAGCTGGCCGGAAAGCAGCTCGTCCTCGACTTCGACGAGCAGGAGCAGGCGAGGGGAATCACCATCAACGCGGCCAACGTTTCGATGGTTCACAACTACGAGGGCCAGGACTACCTCATCAACCTCATCGACACCCCGGGTCACGTCGACTTCGGTGGTGACGTTACGAGAGCCATGCGCGCCATCGACGGTGCGATTATAGTTGTGGACGCCGTTGAGGGAGTCATGCCCCAGACCGAGACCGTTCTCAGGCAGGCCCTGAGGGAGTACGTTAAGCCAGTTCTCTTCATCAACAAGGTTGACCGTCTCATCAAGGAGCTCAAGCTCGGCCCGAACGAGATACTCAACCGCTTCGCCAAGATCATCACCGACGTGAACAGGCTCATCAAGAAGTACGCCCCGGACGAGTTCAAGGGCCAGTGGATGGTCAAGGTCGAGGACGGTAGCGTCGCCTTCGGTTCAGCCTACTACAACTGGGCCCTCAGCGTCCCGTACATGAAGAAGACCGGCGTTTCCTTCAAGGACATCGTTGAGCTCACCAACGCCGGCGACCTCAAGACCCTCAGGAAGAAGGCCCCGCTCCACGTTGTCGTTCTCGATATGGTCGTCAAGCACCTGCCTAACCCGCTTGAGGCCCAGAAGTACAGGATTCCGCACCTCTGGAGGGGCGAGGTCGAGAGCGAGGTCGGCCAGGCCATGGTCAAGTGCGACCCGAAGGGCAAGATGGTCATGGTCGTCACCAAAATCATCCTCGACAAGCACGCCGGTGAGGTTTCAACCGGCCGTGTCTGGAGCGGTACCGTGAAGACCGGCCAGGAGGTCTACCTCATCAACGCCAAGAGGAAGGCCAGGATCCAGCAGGTCGGTATCTACATGGGTCCCGAGAGGGTCAACATGGAGGCCGTTCCGGCAGGCAACATCGTCGCCGTCACCGGACTGCGCGATGCAATGGCTGGTGAGACTGTCGCTCAGGAGCAGATAGAGCCGTTCGAGGCCCTCCACTACACCAGCGAGCCGGTCGTTACCGTCGCCATTGAAGCCAAGAACGTTAAGGACCTTCCGAAGCTCATCGAGGCGCTCAGGCAGCTCGCCAAGGAGGACCCGACGCTCCACGTCAAGATCGACGAGGAGACCGGCCAGCACCTCCTCAGCGGTATGGGTGAGCTCCACCTTGAGGTCAAGCTCGTCAAGCTCAAGGAGGACTGGAAGCTCGACGTTGACGTCAGCCCGCCGATCGTCGTTTACCGCGAGAGCGTCAGCAAGATGAGCCCGATAGTCGAAGGAAAGAGCCCGAACAAGCACAACAGGTTCTACATCACCGTGGAGCCGCTTCCGGACGAGATATACCAGGCCATCCGCGAGGGCCTCATCCCCGAGGGCAGGCCCAAGAACCCGAAGGAGGTCGCCAAGAAGCTCGCCGAGCTCGGCATGGACTACGAGGTCGCCAAAGGCATCGTCGACATCTACCAGGGCAACCTGTTCCTCGACAACACCAAGGGTATCCAGTACCTCAACGAGGTTATGGACCTCCTCGTCGATGGATTCCACCAGGCCATGGATGAGGGCCCGCTCGCCAGGGAGCCCGTCATGAAGGTCATGGTTCGCCTGCACGACGCCAAGATCCATGAGGACAACGTCCACCGCGGTCCGGCCCAGATATACCCGGCCATCAGGGGCGCCATCCAGTGCGCCATGATGAAGGCCCAGCCGATCCTCTACGAGCCGTACCAGAAGGTCATCATCAACGTGCCCTACGAGTACATGGGTGCCGTCAGCAGGGAGATCAACCAGAGGCGCGGTCAGCTCATCGACATGCGCCAGGAGGGCGAGGTCATGATCATCATCGCCGAGGCCCCGGTCGCGGAGATGTTCGGATTCGCCGGAGCCATCCGTGGCGCCACCA